In Rhodococcus sp. OK302, one genomic interval encodes:
- a CDS encoding type II secretion system F family protein: MSVTLLLCALSVMVAPVADSRTRLAALVDRDTGASRKVPWLLPAAFLVIFLSWMFGGYSAVVAVVVICGTTMIRGRQKKVTRSRDSELVVLLAGLEILIAELRIGAHPASACAVAGEECAGEVGEVFRRGSARARLGGTAADAFGVVGSLVERELARVGSVWSVAEDHGLALADLLDAVRTDMLGRKRFRQRTESGLAGARATASVLAGLPLLGIGLGELMGASPLTVLFGGGVGGMMLVAGTVFVSLGLLWTDKITAKVSS, encoded by the coding sequence ATGAGCGTCACGTTGTTGCTGTGTGCGTTGTCCGTAATGGTTGCGCCGGTGGCGGATTCGCGTACAAGGCTTGCCGCTCTGGTTGATCGGGATACCGGTGCATCCCGGAAAGTGCCGTGGTTGTTGCCGGCGGCGTTTCTGGTGATCTTCCTGAGTTGGATGTTCGGCGGATACTCGGCGGTAGTGGCCGTCGTGGTGATCTGCGGAACGACCATGATTCGTGGTCGGCAGAAGAAAGTAACCCGGTCGAGAGACTCGGAACTGGTTGTCCTGCTTGCCGGCTTGGAGATCCTGATCGCGGAGTTGCGGATTGGTGCGCATCCCGCTTCGGCGTGTGCCGTTGCCGGTGAGGAGTGTGCGGGTGAGGTCGGGGAAGTGTTTCGACGGGGTTCTGCCCGGGCTCGATTGGGCGGCACCGCTGCTGACGCGTTCGGAGTTGTCGGATCGCTGGTCGAGCGTGAGTTGGCGCGAGTCGGATCAGTATGGTCGGTGGCCGAAGACCACGGGTTGGCTCTCGCCGATCTGCTTGACGCTGTTCGGACGGATATGTTGGGTCGCAAACGCTTTCGTCAGCGCACCGAGTCTGGCTTGGCCGGCGCGAGAGCCACCGCATCCGTCCTTGCGGGGCTTCCGCTTCTCGGTATCGGATTGGGTGAACTGATGGGTGCCTCCCCGTTGACTGTGCTCTTCGGGGGAGGCGTCGGCGGGATGATGCTCGTCGCGGGAACCGTGTTTGTTTCCCTGGGTCTGCTGTGGACCGACAAGATCACCGCGAAGGTCAGCTCATGA
- a CDS encoding Rv3654c family TadE-like protein: MNIRSDDGVATVFSCIALAGIVVATGGFLHVGSAVVARHSAQSSADLSALAGAGALDRGAGAGCEKATEVAVRMRTVLAECVIEEWDVVVRVRAPVLLSAFGIGDAEASARAGPSG; encoded by the coding sequence ATGAATATCCGGTCCGACGACGGTGTTGCAACAGTCTTTTCGTGCATTGCGCTGGCGGGAATCGTGGTGGCTACGGGCGGGTTCCTGCATGTCGGTTCGGCAGTTGTCGCCCGTCATAGTGCCCAGTCTTCGGCAGACCTTTCGGCATTGGCCGGTGCCGGAGCGCTCGATCGTGGCGCCGGCGCCGGGTGTGAGAAGGCCACTGAAGTTGCCGTGCGGATGCGGACTGTCCTCGCGGAATGTGTGATCGAGGAGTGGGATGTTGTTGTCCGGGTGCGGGCGCCGGTGTTGTTGTCGGCCTTCGGTATCGGCGACGCCGAGGCATCCGCTCGGGCCGGGCCGTCCGGGTAG
- the cspE gene encoding transcription antiterminator/RNA stability regulator CspE yields MAQGTVKWFNAEKGFGFIAPEDGSADVFVHYSEIQGNGFRTLEENQRVEFEVGQGTKGPQATGVRAV; encoded by the coding sequence ATGGCACAGGGCACTGTGAAGTGGTTCAACGCTGAAAAGGGCTTCGGCTTCATCGCTCCCGAAGACGGTTCCGCAGACGTCTTCGTTCATTACTCCGAGATTCAGGGCAACGGTTTCCGCACCCTCGAGGAGAACCAGCGTGTGGAGTTCGAGGTCGGCCAGGGAACCAAGGGACCCCAGGCGACCGGAGTTCGCGCAGTCTGA
- a CDS encoding DEAD/DEAH box helicase, which yields MLLGRVVAGVTGNEDPLTFTAQLPARRAQFAEWPEWLHPSVVRTLREHSVTAPWTHQSEAANLAHQGKHVVVATGTASGKSLAYQLPVLTAMASDPLATALYLSPTKALGSDQLRAVLSLTDFDAELRGTNPSAYDGDTSTELRTWARENSRWVFTNPDMLHISLLRTHQRWAHFFRNLKYVIVDECHSYRGVFGSNVALILRRLRRIAARYGAEPTFILASATTADPGVAASRLIGAHCTEVTDDGSPHGPRTVALWEPPLVPALTGENGSPVRRPAGAEAARIMADLMIEGARTLTFVRSRRGAELTALATKRLLAEVDTDLAERVAPYRAGYLAEDRRELEAALADGTLLGAATTNALELGVDIAGLDAVVVAGFPGTVASFWQQAGRSGRRGEGSLVVLIARDDPLDTYLVHHPAAILEKPVEATVTDPGNPYVLGPQLLCAAMELPLSEAEVEAFGALEVLTALAEQGKIRQRKHGWFVTADSNPHGSLDIRGGIGTQVAIVDGQSGRMLGTVDAGRAPATVHPGAVHIHQGESYVVDELDLEVGLALVHAENPDWTTSARETTEITVTEQLEHKNYGDIAVSLVRVEVTHQVVGYLRRLNSGEVLDSIELDMPEHTLQTRAVMYTITPELLESVGVAPERFPGSLHAAEHAAIGLLPLVAICDRGDIGGVSTAVHADTGLPTVFVYDGHAGGAGFADRGHSELSRWLTATRDAITSCECSHGCPSCVYSPKCGNGNDPLDKDGAIRVLTAVLDTIN from the coding sequence ATGCTTCTCGGCCGCGTCGTAGCGGGTGTTACCGGAAACGAAGATCCGTTGACCTTCACGGCGCAGCTACCCGCTCGCCGTGCACAGTTCGCCGAATGGCCGGAGTGGTTGCACCCCAGCGTCGTACGTACGTTGCGCGAGCACAGCGTGACCGCCCCCTGGACTCATCAGTCCGAAGCTGCAAATCTTGCCCATCAAGGGAAACACGTCGTCGTCGCCACTGGAACAGCGTCGGGCAAGTCACTGGCATACCAACTTCCGGTTCTGACTGCGATGGCGTCGGACCCGCTCGCTACTGCGCTGTATCTCTCCCCCACCAAAGCGCTCGGCAGCGACCAACTGCGAGCAGTGCTGTCCCTCACCGACTTCGACGCCGAACTACGGGGAACCAACCCGAGCGCGTACGACGGGGACACCTCGACGGAACTTCGCACCTGGGCGCGTGAGAACTCACGATGGGTGTTCACCAATCCCGATATGCTGCATATTTCACTGCTCCGTACCCACCAACGATGGGCACACTTCTTCCGCAATCTGAAATACGTGATTGTCGACGAATGCCACTCCTACCGTGGCGTCTTCGGATCCAATGTCGCCCTCATTCTGCGCCGACTGCGACGCATCGCCGCCCGGTACGGAGCCGAACCCACCTTCATCCTGGCCAGTGCTACCACCGCCGACCCCGGCGTAGCCGCCTCCCGGCTGATCGGCGCTCACTGCACCGAAGTCACGGACGACGGGTCACCCCACGGACCACGCACCGTCGCGCTCTGGGAACCGCCACTCGTACCGGCACTCACCGGAGAGAACGGCAGCCCGGTACGTCGTCCTGCCGGCGCCGAAGCAGCCCGGATCATGGCCGACCTGATGATCGAAGGCGCTCGAACTCTCACCTTCGTCCGTTCGCGGCGCGGCGCCGAACTGACCGCCCTGGCGACCAAACGTCTACTCGCCGAGGTCGACACCGATCTGGCCGAACGCGTCGCACCGTACCGAGCCGGATACCTCGCGGAGGATCGTCGAGAACTGGAAGCAGCTCTCGCGGACGGCACGCTGCTGGGAGCCGCGACCACCAACGCCCTCGAACTCGGCGTCGACATCGCCGGTCTCGACGCCGTTGTCGTAGCCGGCTTTCCGGGAACCGTGGCGTCGTTCTGGCAGCAAGCAGGCCGGTCCGGCAGACGAGGCGAAGGATCATTGGTCGTATTGATCGCCCGCGACGATCCACTCGACACATATCTCGTCCACCACCCCGCCGCGATTCTCGAGAAACCGGTCGAGGCTACCGTCACAGATCCCGGAAATCCCTACGTTCTCGGACCTCAACTTCTCTGCGCTGCAATGGAACTCCCACTATCCGAAGCCGAGGTCGAGGCGTTCGGGGCACTCGAGGTCCTGACCGCACTCGCCGAGCAGGGCAAGATCAGACAACGCAAACACGGCTGGTTCGTCACTGCGGATTCCAACCCGCACGGCTCCCTCGACATTCGCGGCGGCATCGGCACCCAAGTAGCCATCGTCGACGGCCAATCCGGCCGAATGCTCGGAACCGTCGACGCCGGACGCGCGCCCGCCACCGTTCATCCGGGTGCAGTGCACATCCACCAAGGTGAGTCGTACGTTGTCGACGAACTGGACTTGGAAGTCGGCCTGGCCCTCGTCCATGCGGAGAACCCCGACTGGACCACCTCAGCGCGCGAAACCACCGAAATCACCGTCACCGAACAGCTCGAGCACAAGAATTACGGCGACATCGCCGTATCGCTCGTACGGGTCGAGGTCACGCATCAAGTTGTCGGCTACCTGCGCCGCCTGAACTCCGGCGAAGTCCTCGACTCGATCGAACTCGACATGCCGGAACATACTTTGCAGACTCGGGCCGTGATGTACACGATCACCCCCGAATTACTCGAGTCCGTCGGTGTTGCACCGGAGCGGTTCCCGGGATCACTCCACGCCGCAGAACATGCCGCGATCGGTCTCCTGCCGCTGGTCGCGATCTGCGATCGAGGAGATATCGGCGGAGTCTCGACTGCGGTACACGCCGACACCGGTCTGCCCACCGTCTTCGTCTACGACGGCCATGCCGGCGGCGCAGGATTCGCAGATCGCGGGCACAGTGAGCTCTCCCGCTGGCTCACCGCCACCCGCGACGCGATCACCTCGTGCGAGTGCTCCCACGGCTGCCCGTCGTGCGTCTACTCACCCAAGTGCGGCAACGGAAACGACCCACTCGACAAAGACGGTGCCATACGAGTTCTGACGGCGGTCCTCGACACCATCAACTGA
- the topA gene encoding type I DNA topoisomerase codes for MAKADNGSGQGASGNPRRLVIVESPTKARKIAPYLGKDYVVEASVGHIRDLPRGAADVPAKYKGESWARLGVNVDNDFEPLYVVSPEKKGKVAELKALLKDADELFLATDPDREGEAIAWHLLETLKPKIPVRRMVFHEITEPAIRAAAEDTRELDTDLVDAQETRRILDRLYGYEVSPVLWKKVMPKLSAGRVQSVATRVIVQRERERMAFKSASYWDISATLDAGAEASPRSFGARLVTVDGSRVASGRDFGPDGKLKGSAVTVLDEAAARRLAEGLQGVDLTVSSAEDKPYTRKPYPPFMTSTLQQEAGRKLRFTSERAMRIAQRLYENGYITYMRTDSTTLSESAITAARTQAAELYGPEYVHPTPRQYTRKVKNAQEAHEAIRPAGDVFQTPGQLHSKLDTDEFKLYELIWQRTVASQMADARGTTLTLRISGTAGTGEDCTFSASGRTIVFAGFLKAYVESVDEEAGGQSDDAESRLPVLVKGQEVTATKLDPDGHSTNPPARYTEASLIKTLEELGIGRPSTYSSIIKTILDRGYVYKRGSALVPAWVAFAVIGLLEAHFGRLVDFDFTAGMEDDLDAIAGGREQRGNWLSSFYFGGETGAEGSVAREGGLKKMVGVNLEEIDAREVNSIRLFDDAEGRDVHVRVGRFGPYLERMVQNPDDPEGDLISQRANLPDDLPPDELTPEFAEKLFSTPQEGRKLGVDPLTGHEIVAKEGRFGPYVTELLPEPPAEPEPDIVPVLEPEEISAGSTKTAVKKAAAKKAPAKKAAKKVAGPKPRTGSLLKSMDLATITLEDALRLLSLPRVVGVDPESKEEITAQNGRYGPYLKKGTDSRSLADEEQMFTVTLDEALKIYAEPKRRGRQASATPPLRELGVDPVSEKPMVIKDGRFGPYVTDGETNASLRKDDEVESISDARASELLADRRARGPVKKKAAAKKAPAKKAAAKKTAAKKAPAKKAAAKKAPAKKD; via the coding sequence GTGGCTAAAGCGGACAACGGCAGCGGTCAGGGAGCGTCCGGTAACCCTCGTCGCCTCGTGATCGTCGAGTCACCGACCAAGGCGCGCAAAATCGCTCCCTACCTCGGTAAAGATTACGTCGTAGAGGCATCGGTCGGTCATATTCGTGACCTGCCGCGCGGTGCAGCGGATGTTCCGGCCAAGTACAAGGGCGAGTCCTGGGCCCGCCTCGGCGTCAACGTCGACAACGATTTCGAGCCGCTCTATGTCGTGAGCCCGGAGAAGAAGGGCAAGGTCGCCGAGCTCAAGGCGCTCTTGAAGGACGCCGACGAGCTATTCCTCGCAACTGACCCTGACCGCGAGGGCGAGGCAATTGCCTGGCATCTTCTCGAGACCCTGAAACCCAAGATTCCGGTTCGTCGAATGGTCTTCCACGAGATCACCGAGCCGGCAATTCGTGCCGCCGCCGAAGACACCCGCGAGTTGGACACCGACCTCGTCGACGCCCAGGAAACCCGCCGTATCCTCGACCGTCTTTACGGTTACGAGGTCAGCCCGGTTCTCTGGAAGAAGGTCATGCCGAAGCTTTCGGCTGGTCGCGTTCAGTCCGTGGCAACCCGTGTCATCGTTCAGCGTGAGCGTGAGCGCATGGCGTTCAAGTCGGCTTCGTACTGGGATATCTCTGCCACTCTCGATGCCGGCGCCGAGGCCAGCCCGCGCAGTTTCGGTGCTCGTCTTGTCACTGTCGACGGTTCGCGCGTCGCTTCGGGTCGCGATTTCGGACCCGACGGAAAACTCAAGGGCAGTGCCGTCACCGTGTTGGACGAGGCCGCTGCGCGTCGTCTCGCAGAAGGACTGCAGGGCGTTGACCTCACGGTTTCCTCCGCTGAGGACAAGCCCTACACCCGCAAGCCGTACCCGCCGTTCATGACGTCGACGCTCCAGCAGGAGGCCGGCCGCAAGCTTCGCTTCACGTCCGAGCGGGCCATGCGTATCGCGCAGCGGTTGTACGAAAACGGCTACATCACCTACATGCGTACCGACTCGACGACGCTGTCGGAGTCTGCGATCACTGCTGCTCGTACGCAGGCCGCAGAACTGTACGGCCCGGAGTACGTCCACCCGACGCCACGGCAGTACACCCGCAAGGTCAAGAACGCGCAGGAAGCGCACGAGGCGATCCGTCCCGCCGGTGACGTTTTCCAGACTCCCGGGCAGTTGCATTCGAAGCTCGATACCGACGAGTTCAAGCTTTACGAACTCATCTGGCAGCGCACTGTTGCTTCGCAGATGGCCGACGCTCGCGGAACAACGCTGACGTTGCGGATCTCGGGTACAGCAGGCACGGGTGAGGACTGCACGTTCTCCGCGTCCGGTCGCACCATCGTGTTCGCGGGCTTCCTCAAGGCTTACGTCGAGAGTGTCGACGAAGAGGCCGGCGGACAGTCCGACGACGCAGAATCCCGACTTCCGGTGCTGGTCAAGGGCCAGGAAGTCACGGCAACGAAGCTCGATCCGGATGGTCACAGCACCAACCCGCCGGCGCGATACACCGAAGCCAGCCTCATCAAGACGCTCGAAGAACTCGGCATCGGTCGCCCGTCGACGTACTCGTCGATCATCAAGACAATCCTCGACCGTGGTTACGTCTACAAGCGTGGCAGTGCGTTGGTCCCCGCCTGGGTCGCCTTTGCGGTCATCGGGTTGCTCGAAGCGCACTTCGGCCGTCTGGTCGACTTCGACTTCACCGCCGGCATGGAAGACGACCTCGACGCCATCGCCGGTGGACGAGAGCAGCGCGGCAACTGGCTGAGCAGCTTCTACTTCGGCGGCGAGACCGGCGCCGAAGGTTCGGTGGCCCGCGAGGGTGGCTTGAAGAAGATGGTCGGTGTCAATCTCGAGGAGATCGACGCCCGCGAGGTCAACTCCATTCGTTTGTTCGACGACGCCGAAGGCCGTGATGTTCACGTCCGCGTCGGACGTTTCGGTCCGTACCTCGAGCGTATGGTCCAAAATCCGGACGATCCCGAAGGCGATCTGATCTCGCAACGGGCCAATCTTCCTGATGATCTGCCGCCGGACGAGCTCACTCCCGAGTTCGCGGAAAAGCTGTTCTCGACGCCTCAAGAGGGTCGCAAGCTCGGTGTCGACCCACTGACCGGCCACGAAATCGTCGCGAAGGAGGGCCGCTTCGGCCCTTACGTCACGGAATTGTTGCCTGAGCCGCCGGCCGAACCGGAACCGGACATCGTTCCGGTGCTTGAGCCTGAAGAGATCAGTGCGGGCAGCACGAAGACTGCGGTGAAGAAGGCCGCAGCCAAGAAGGCTCCCGCGAAGAAGGCTGCCAAGAAGGTTGCCGGTCCCAAGCCGCGCACCGGTTCGTTGCTCAAGTCGATGGACCTGGCCACCATCACGCTCGAAGACGCATTGCGACTCCTCTCGTTGCCGCGCGTTGTCGGTGTCGACCCGGAGTCCAAGGAAGAGATCACCGCGCAGAACGGCCGCTACGGTCCGTATCTGAAAAAGGGCACCGATTCTCGTTCGCTTGCGGACGAGGAGCAGATGTTCACGGTGACGCTCGACGAGGCGCTCAAGATCTACGCCGAGCCGAAGCGTCGTGGACGTCAGGCGTCGGCTACTCCGCCGCTGCGTGAGCTGGGCGTCGACCCGGTGAGTGAGAAGCCGATGGTGATCAAGGACGGTCGCTTCGGTCCGTACGTCACCGACGGCGAGACCAATGCCAGCTTGCGTAAGGACGACGAGGTCGAGTCGATTTCGGATGCTCGCGCGTCTGAATTGCTGGCTGACCGTCGTGCCCGCGGACCGGTGAAGAAGAAGGCTGCTGCCAAGAAGGCTCCGGCCAAGAAGGCCGCCGCCAAGAAGACGGCTGCAAAGAAGGCTCCGGCCAAGAAGGCCGCTGCAAAGAAGGCCCCGGCGAAGAAGGATTGA
- the ssd gene encoding septum site-determining protein Ssd, whose translation MNSMAAAGTGQTGADVLVMVDDPMILASVRRVAAAIDQAVDEAMHPVSRQQWNRASAVVLDAASARACSSRNPRRSRVFIVNEGEPTIDEWKYATSIGAQSVFTLPADENALVAVLAEHSASRGDGTVVAVVGGCGGAGASVSAAAIALTSAARHTPTLLVDVDALGSGADVLLGIDSVPGLRWSALTVEGGRLSPEALRDALPALGKDLRVLACSRREVCGPSVTAVAAVLDAGRRSGGVVVCDVPRDRSPVVEAVLEASDFVVMVVPATVASCVAAEKVGVWAAEHNSNIGLLVRGPAPGGLRGVDVANMLGLPLIAVMRGHRSLASMLERGGLELTRHCPLSVGSGAVLDAITSGARIWGTAA comes from the coding sequence ATGAACTCGATGGCAGCAGCAGGCACAGGGCAGACCGGCGCGGATGTCTTGGTGATGGTCGACGATCCGATGATTCTCGCCAGTGTGCGACGCGTCGCTGCCGCGATTGATCAGGCAGTGGACGAGGCGATGCATCCGGTCTCGCGGCAGCAATGGAATCGAGCGTCGGCCGTAGTTCTCGACGCGGCGAGTGCCAGAGCTTGTTCGAGTCGCAACCCCAGACGTTCGCGTGTATTCATCGTCAACGAGGGGGAACCCACGATCGACGAGTGGAAGTACGCCACCTCCATCGGGGCGCAGTCCGTGTTCACGTTGCCCGCCGACGAGAATGCGTTGGTCGCCGTGCTGGCCGAGCATTCCGCAAGCCGCGGCGACGGCACAGTCGTGGCCGTTGTCGGCGGTTGTGGTGGAGCAGGGGCTTCCGTGAGTGCCGCCGCGATTGCCTTGACGTCTGCTGCTCGTCACACACCGACATTGCTTGTCGACGTCGACGCACTCGGCAGCGGCGCGGACGTCTTGCTCGGTATCGATTCTGTTCCGGGGTTGCGTTGGTCGGCGTTGACGGTCGAGGGTGGACGGTTGTCGCCGGAAGCGCTTCGCGATGCACTTCCCGCGTTGGGAAAGGATCTGCGGGTACTCGCGTGCAGCAGGCGGGAAGTTTGCGGTCCTTCGGTCACGGCTGTGGCGGCGGTGCTCGACGCCGGACGACGGTCGGGCGGCGTGGTTGTGTGCGACGTTCCGCGCGATCGAAGCCCGGTGGTCGAAGCGGTTCTCGAAGCATCGGACTTCGTGGTGATGGTCGTCCCGGCCACGGTGGCGTCGTGTGTCGCGGCCGAGAAGGTGGGGGTGTGGGCGGCGGAACATAATTCGAATATCGGGCTGCTGGTGCGCGGTCCGGCTCCGGGAGGTCTCCGCGGGGTCGATGTTGCGAACATGCTCGGTTTGCCGTTGATCGCGGTCATGCGTGGGCATCGATCACTTGCGTCGATGCTCGAGCGTGGCGGGTTGGAATTGACACGTCATTGTCCTTTGAGTGTCGGTTCCGGCGCCGTTCTGGACGCGATTACTTCAGGGGCACGCATCTGGGGCACTGCAGCATGA
- a CDS encoding TadA family conjugal transfer-associated ATPase, whose amino-acid sequence MSGLVTADLLERVRERLTASTSLEPTAATVADAVRAESSGVLGDTDLLEVLRILQTELTGAGPLESLLHEPGVADVLVTAPDEVWVDRGVGLERTTVRFADEAAVRRLAQRLALSAGRRLDDAQPWVDGRLHGVGDGHFGVRLHAVLAPVAQGGTCLSLRVLRPATQGLDALCERGAIEPGARTLLDRIIACRLAFLVIGGTGAGKTTLLSAVLGAVDPRERIICVEDAAELAPPHPHVVRLVARAPNVEGVGEVTVRDLVRQALRMRPDRIVVGEVRGAEVIDLLTALNTGHDGGAGTIHANSPEEVPARLEALAALGGMDRNALHSQLAAAVQVILHVHRSADGSRRLEQIGVIERGADGFVRINEAWPTVGPGRDQLERLLRLRDRESLVR is encoded by the coding sequence ATGAGCGGCCTGGTCACGGCGGACCTGCTCGAGCGAGTCCGTGAACGATTGACGGCGTCGACAAGCCTGGAGCCGACAGCGGCTACGGTGGCCGACGCTGTTCGCGCCGAATCCTCAGGGGTGCTGGGTGATACCGACTTGTTGGAGGTGCTGCGAATCCTCCAGACCGAACTGACCGGCGCTGGCCCGCTCGAATCGCTTTTGCACGAACCCGGTGTCGCCGATGTTCTGGTGACCGCGCCGGACGAGGTGTGGGTGGATCGAGGCGTCGGGTTGGAGCGAACCACGGTGAGATTTGCCGACGAGGCCGCGGTACGACGCCTCGCGCAGCGGTTGGCTTTGTCGGCGGGTAGACGACTCGACGACGCGCAGCCGTGGGTCGACGGTCGGCTGCACGGTGTGGGTGACGGTCACTTCGGTGTTCGGTTGCACGCTGTTCTCGCACCGGTTGCGCAGGGCGGAACCTGCTTGTCCTTGCGCGTGCTTCGGCCGGCGACGCAGGGACTCGACGCACTGTGCGAACGCGGCGCGATCGAACCGGGGGCCAGAACGTTGCTCGATCGAATCATTGCGTGCCGCTTGGCGTTTCTCGTGATCGGTGGCACCGGTGCCGGAAAAACTACATTGCTGTCGGCGGTCCTGGGTGCCGTCGATCCCCGAGAGCGGATCATCTGTGTCGAGGACGCCGCAGAGTTGGCTCCGCCGCATCCCCATGTCGTTCGGTTAGTTGCACGTGCGCCGAATGTGGAGGGTGTCGGGGAGGTGACGGTACGCGATCTCGTACGTCAGGCGCTGCGGATGCGCCCTGACCGCATAGTGGTCGGAGAAGTTCGTGGAGCCGAGGTCATCGACCTTCTGACAGCCTTGAATACGGGTCATGACGGCGGCGCCGGAACCATCCATGCCAACTCTCCGGAGGAGGTGCCGGCCAGGCTGGAGGCACTGGCAGCTTTGGGTGGGATGGACCGAAATGCGTTGCACAGTCAGCTTGCAGCAGCAGTCCAGGTGATCTTGCATGTTCATCGCAGTGCTGACGGATCCAGGCGACTCGAACAGATCGGCGTAATCGAGCGTGGCGCCGACGGTTTCGTACGCATCAACGAGGCCTGGCCGACGGTGGGTCCGGGCCGCGATCAACTCGAGCGGCTGTTGCGCCTTCGCGATCGAGAGAGCCTCGTTCGATGA
- a CDS encoding type II secretion system F family protein, whose translation MMWQAVLMVGCSLLVVPNARTSLSRTTEIFRGAEDVLPGPETHVDNIDPLAVAASFDLLAACLRGGLPVAEAVAAVAVTAPNPMAGTLRRVADLLALGADPDVAWSEAALDPSTESLARLARRSSRSGTSLSVAMTELADRSRGEAEDAAAASAERAGVLISGPLGLCFLPAFLCLGIVPVVIGLATSVLGDGLI comes from the coding sequence ATGATGTGGCAGGCGGTCCTGATGGTCGGCTGCTCGCTCCTCGTTGTTCCGAATGCGCGCACATCTTTGTCCCGGACTACGGAGATATTTCGTGGGGCCGAGGATGTCCTTCCCGGCCCGGAGACGCACGTCGACAACATTGATCCTCTCGCCGTGGCGGCAAGTTTCGATCTGCTGGCCGCCTGTCTGCGCGGAGGGCTTCCGGTCGCGGAGGCTGTTGCCGCGGTTGCTGTTACGGCCCCGAACCCGATGGCAGGCACGCTCCGCCGGGTGGCAGACCTTTTGGCTTTGGGTGCAGATCCGGATGTGGCCTGGAGCGAGGCAGCTCTCGATCCCAGCACGGAATCGCTGGCGCGGTTGGCCCGCAGGTCTTCGCGTTCCGGTACGTCACTCTCCGTCGCGATGACCGAACTCGCAGATCGAAGCAGAGGCGAGGCGGAGGATGCGGCCGCGGCATCAGCGGAACGCGCCGGTGTGCTGATCAGCGGTCCGCTCGGGCTGTGCTTTCTGCCTGCGTTTCTCTGCCTCGGAATAGTGCCGGTCGTGATCGGATTGGCAACTTCGGTGCTCGGCGACGGATTGATCTGA
- a CDS encoding HAD-IB family hydrolase produces MTDKLANGLTTGRTAAFFDLDKTVIAKSSTLAFSKPFFAQGLINRRSVLKSSYAQFLFLLSGADHDQMERMREHLTAMCAGWDVEQVKSIVAETLHDIVDPLVYAEAADLIADHKLRGHDVIVVSASGEEIVAPIARALGATHSVATAMKETDGHYTGEVEFYCYGPGKVEAMERLADRYGYDLSSSYAYSDSVTDLPMLEAVGHPTAVNPDRALRKAAAGNGWPILTFSNPVSLRARLSAQSNTTVATTAAVGIGALTAGVVTFALLRRKR; encoded by the coding sequence GTGACCGACAAGCTTGCGAATGGACTGACAACCGGGCGGACTGCCGCTTTCTTCGACCTCGACAAGACCGTCATCGCCAAATCCAGCACGCTGGCTTTCAGCAAACCGTTCTTCGCTCAGGGACTGATCAACCGACGCTCCGTCCTCAAGAGCAGTTACGCCCAATTTCTGTTTCTACTCTCCGGTGCCGATCACGATCAGATGGAACGGATGCGCGAACATCTCACCGCGATGTGCGCCGGGTGGGATGTGGAGCAGGTGAAATCGATCGTCGCCGAAACTCTGCACGACATCGTGGATCCACTCGTCTATGCCGAGGCTGCCGATCTGATCGCCGACCACAAGTTGAGAGGGCACGACGTCATCGTGGTGTCCGCTTCCGGAGAGGAAATCGTGGCTCCGATCGCCCGGGCGCTGGGGGCAACTCACTCTGTGGCGACGGCTATGAAGGAAACTGACGGGCACTACACGGGCGAGGTCGAGTTCTACTGCTACGGCCCCGGCAAGGTGGAAGCGATGGAACGACTCGCAGACCGGTACGGCTACGACCTCAGTTCCAGTTACGCCTACTCCGACTCCGTAACCGACTTGCCGATGCTCGAAGCTGTCGGGCATCCTACGGCAGTCAACCCGGACCGCGCACTTCGTAAGGCAGCGGCCGGAAACGGTTGGCCCATACTAACTTTCTCGAATCCGGTCTCCCTCCGGGCACGGTTGTCGGCGCAGTCGAACACTACGGTCGCAACTACGGCGGCAGTCGGCATCGGGGCCTTGACCGCCGGGGTTGTGACGTTTGCACTGTTGCGTCGAAAACGCTGA
- a CDS encoding TadE family type IV pilus minor pilin, with translation MLSTRSIRRSDDGAVTVEAAIGLASIIAVVVLCIGAVLAVSMQVRCVDAAREAARLTARGDRDNAITTARRIGPSDARISVQIVDGFAVAVVSADSALLPMVNISAEAVASVEPGVSG, from the coding sequence ATGTTGTCCACGAGAAGTATTCGCCGATCCGACGACGGCGCGGTCACAGTCGAGGCTGCGATCGGTCTCGCCTCGATCATCGCTGTGGTGGTGCTGTGCATCGGAGCGGTATTGGCAGTGTCGATGCAAGTTCGGTGCGTGGATGCTGCTCGTGAGGCGGCAAGACTGACTGCGCGTGGTGATCGCGACAATGCGATCACCACGGCGCGTCGTATCGGTCCTTCCGACGCGCGAATTTCGGTGCAGATCGTCGACGGATTTGCCGTGGCGGTGGTGAGCGCGGACAGTGCGTTGCTACCCATGGTGAATATTTCAGCGGAGGCGGTGGCGTCGGTCGAACCAGGGGTGAGCGGATGA